Proteins from a single region of Mucilaginibacter daejeonensis:
- a CDS encoding fucose isomerase, whose amino-acid sequence MITKPKLMHSTNKEVLLVASGDLRLSANQNCWAAQSEMEALLTAAIEKQGYTVKRVHAYDEVKKHGFIDSQKMGIEVFRELDPQQPIIVAESVWQYTHHVLAGLTTHEGPILTVANWSGTWPGLVGMLNLNGSLTKAGVKYSTLWSEEFTDSFFTDKLSQWLHTGNIEHDQSHVQGYDEVSIPQADEDKGQAFAKQLKANKAIMGVFDEGCMGMFNAIIPDDLLHATGIFKERLSQSSLYAAMQLVNDDEARKILDWLLQKGMTFNWGTDLATELTEAQTLEQCKMYIAATRIADEFGCDTIGIQYQQGLKDLTVASDLVEGLLNNQDRPPVYSADGRELYAGEALPHFNEVDECAGLDALVTYHLWKELGMPGETTLHDLRWGAHFEGNGVNDFVWEFLISGAAPPAHFVGGYEGASSERQPAMYFRLGGGSLKGVSKPGHIVWSRVYVMDNQLHCDIGVGESVALPQAETDRRWELSTPQWPIMNATLKGVTRDQMMARHKANHIQVVYATSESKAHEACRIKAAALRQLGIKVHFCGDVQLTNSVN is encoded by the coding sequence ATGATCACAAAGCCAAAATTGATGCATAGTACTAATAAAGAGGTATTGTTAGTTGCCAGCGGCGACCTTCGCTTATCGGCCAACCAGAATTGCTGGGCCGCCCAAAGTGAGATGGAAGCGCTGTTGACCGCAGCCATTGAAAAGCAAGGGTACACTGTTAAGCGGGTTCATGCCTACGATGAGGTGAAGAAGCACGGTTTCATCGACTCTCAAAAAATGGGTATCGAGGTTTTCCGTGAGCTTGATCCTCAGCAGCCTATCATCGTGGCCGAAAGTGTTTGGCAATACACCCATCACGTGCTGGCCGGTTTGACCACACATGAAGGCCCCATCCTTACCGTTGCCAACTGGAGCGGTACATGGCCAGGTTTGGTAGGCATGCTCAATCTTAACGGATCGCTTACCAAAGCCGGCGTGAAATACAGCACCCTTTGGAGCGAAGAATTTACCGACAGCTTTTTTACCGATAAATTAAGCCAGTGGCTGCATACCGGTAACATCGAACATGACCAAAGCCACGTGCAAGGTTATGATGAGGTGAGCATACCACAGGCCGATGAGGACAAGGGGCAAGCCTTCGCCAAACAACTGAAAGCCAACAAGGCGATCATGGGTGTTTTTGACGAAGGTTGCATGGGCATGTTCAACGCCATCATTCCTGATGATCTGCTACACGCTACCGGCATTTTTAAAGAAAGATTGAGCCAATCATCGTTATACGCTGCCATGCAGTTAGTAAATGACGACGAGGCCCGCAAGATATTGGATTGGCTGCTGCAAAAAGGCATGACCTTTAACTGGGGCACTGATCTTGCCACTGAACTTACCGAAGCCCAGACCTTGGAGCAATGTAAGATGTACATCGCAGCTACCCGTATAGCCGATGAGTTCGGTTGTGATACGATTGGTATTCAATATCAGCAAGGCTTAAAGGACCTGACCGTTGCTAGTGACCTGGTGGAAGGTTTGCTCAATAACCAGGACCGCCCGCCTGTCTACTCGGCCGATGGCCGTGAGCTTTACGCAGGCGAGGCGCTTCCGCATTTCAACGAGGTGGACGAGTGTGCCGGCCTTGATGCTTTGGTGACCTACCATTTATGGAAAGAACTGGGCATGCCCGGTGAGACCACCTTGCATGACCTGCGTTGGGGTGCACACTTTGAAGGCAATGGCGTAAATGATTTTGTTTGGGAGTTCCTGATATCAGGTGCGGCCCCGCCGGCACATTTTGTAGGTGGTTATGAAGGCGCCTCAAGCGAGCGTCAGCCTGCCATGTACTTCCGCTTAGGCGGCGGTAGTCTGAAAGGTGTGAGCAAGCCAGGACACATCGTTTGGAGTCGTGTTTATGTTATGGATAACCAATTGCATTGCGACATAGGTGTGGGCGAATCGGTAGCGTTACCGCAAGCTGAGACCGACCGCCGCTGGGAACTATCCACCCCACAATGGCCTATCATGAACGCAACATTAAAAGGTGTTACCCGTGATCAAATGATGGCTCGTCATAAGGCGAACCACATACAGGTAGTGTATGCTACCAGCGAAAGCAAAGCACACGAGGCCTGCCGCATTAAAGCAGCGGCCCTGCGCCAACTGGGCATCAAGGTCCATTTTTGTGGTGATGTGCAACTGACCAATTCTGTTAATTAA
- a CDS encoding dihydrodipicolinate synthase family protein encodes MTTDNAHKKGFIPVMLTPFTDTGAVDHHALASLTDFYLRSGVAGLFANCLSSEMFELSDEERLQVIRQVVKVADGKVPVVATGTFGGPIEDQADFIKEVYDTGVQAVIGITGLIAGQDETDAVFNRRIDQLLELTDEVPLGFYECPVPYKRLLSAEQLHQFASTGRVIYHKDTCLDIDQVRAKVDATDSFQAFGLYDAYMVHAVESLKAGAKGLSCIQGNYFPELIVWLCDHYNDPALSVEVNKVQQFFIDHMDVMHHVYPTVSKYYLQKRGVNISTYTRRDVGSFTSEVRNSIDQLFEDHKILQQELEITSVS; translated from the coding sequence ATGACCACTGATAATGCACATAAGAAAGGTTTTATACCGGTAATGCTCACCCCGTTCACCGACACGGGCGCAGTAGACCACCATGCGCTGGCCTCACTGACCGACTTTTATTTGCGTTCGGGCGTGGCCGGTCTGTTCGCCAATTGTCTGTCGAGCGAGATGTTCGAATTGAGCGACGAAGAGCGCTTACAGGTCATCCGGCAGGTGGTGAAAGTAGCAGATGGGAAGGTGCCCGTGGTAGCCACCGGCACTTTTGGCGGACCGATAGAGGACCAGGCCGATTTCATTAAAGAGGTTTATGATACCGGTGTTCAGGCCGTGATCGGCATCACAGGACTTATCGCCGGGCAAGATGAGACCGATGCTGTATTTAACCGGCGGATCGATCAGCTTTTGGAGTTGACCGATGAGGTGCCCCTTGGCTTCTACGAATGCCCGGTGCCCTACAAACGCTTGCTTTCGGCTGAGCAGTTGCACCAGTTCGCATCCACCGGGAGGGTGATCTATCATAAGGATACCTGTCTGGATATTGACCAGGTACGGGCTAAGGTAGATGCTACCGATAGCTTCCAGGCGTTCGGGCTATACGATGCTTACATGGTACACGCGGTGGAGTCGCTTAAAGCAGGGGCCAAAGGCCTTTCTTGCATACAAGGTAATTACTTTCCGGAGCTGATCGTATGGCTGTGCGACCATTATAATGACCCGGCACTCTCTGTTGAGGTCAATAAAGTACAACAGTTCTTTATCGATCACATGGATGTGATGCACCATGTGTATCCAACCGTATCCAAATACTACCTCCAAAAGCGCGGCGTCAACATTTCTACCTATACCCGCCGTGATGTTGGGTCATTCACCTCCGAGGTACGTAACAGTATCGATCAGCTTTTTGAAGATCATAAGATCCTACAGCAGGAGTTGGAGATAACCAGCGTATCGTGA
- a CDS encoding SusC/RagA family TonB-linked outer membrane protein, giving the protein MKKILLFLSLCFLTVTVFAQSRVITGTVVSSDKNEPLVGVTIQVKGSNTATQTDVNGKFSIKVTNAQNVVLTVKYVGFNYQEHTLRVGEQNLDVKMTASAATALQEVIFTGYGGTQNKITATGAVSAVDLKKVEDVPALNASALLRGTAPGISVSGGTQRPGQSATITIRNPTAFAKDGGQGTNPLFVIDDVIRSQSDFDLLDPVLIESINILKDAEAAIYGVSGANGVILVRTKRGRQGAPRVSFSSSLGISNATMLPKFMNSTQLATFNNDYNQSRAAQATAITGLGASNSYIADPSFVPNYYNADGFLVRPGNTVTNGVVFGTGTSTTDATRNTAWYTPDELAYYANNSTNWLKEAFQNAQVWREAVSISGGTDKVTYFVGADYVNQNSNFKGINSNKYGIRANVEIKPAKGLTTSVSLSTDVGYSKSYWYKLNSTTESLDNDVATLQNVQPWQQYFINGMPVILGASTTGGIDNINYFQIRDSNNFTSSKNYVTNILGKINYEIPGVKGLTATATFNKNINNTLGKQFGTGFAYARYSGTGTNFHIPGGTLLSVTNILNGDRVRLNPVFADSYQLDAGLNYSRSFGKHTISAIALWEQREANSEGVAGQADNVVPGALPYQTFTTGVTSSTQTSQLSTTGFQSLITRLNYSYADRYLLQLIYRRDGSSRFAPGQNWGGFPAASVGWVLSQENFFKNKVNWVDLFKVRASVGIVGTDNTRPYQYQANYQALVGTNGGPVFNEGVRGVAIRPNLAIPNINVTWDKFTKLDYGLDMAFLRNRLSFSADYFYTYGYDMLTTLSSNVPATIGAAVPTENFGKVNTFGYELQLTWRDNVGKFSYSFSPFFAWNDNKYVKYDLASGLVGTVQDLTGRSGDPGVFGYKSLGIIRTQEEANAIIASRAAAAGGAANVKIFGERIMPGMINYEDLNGDGVISTDNSDQKYLTKKASNHNSLGLNFNVGYGPVSMNVIMGMSWGGWTNIDGRKPFNQSSSGASIYDNRPVYWADHWTPTNTNARFPAPGYLTNYDVTSDFWLVRATSFSVTNATLNFAVPNNWASKIGLASARFFVTSTNPVQFINPFPNGYRDLQTGLYSYPTLRTVSLGLNIGL; this is encoded by the coding sequence ATGAAGAAAATTCTACTTTTCTTATCATTATGCTTCCTGACAGTCACCGTTTTTGCACAATCGCGTGTGATCACCGGTACGGTGGTAAGCAGTGATAAAAATGAACCTCTTGTTGGCGTTACCATCCAGGTAAAAGGAAGTAACACCGCCACCCAGACCGATGTGAACGGTAAGTTCTCCATCAAGGTCACCAACGCCCAGAACGTGGTATTGACGGTCAAATATGTTGGTTTTAACTACCAGGAGCACACCCTACGCGTTGGCGAGCAGAACCTGGATGTAAAAATGACCGCTTCTGCAGCTACGGCCTTACAGGAAGTGATCTTTACCGGGTACGGTGGTACCCAGAACAAGATCACCGCTACAGGCGCAGTATCAGCTGTTGACCTGAAAAAGGTAGAGGATGTTCCGGCGCTTAACGCATCAGCCTTGTTACGTGGTACCGCTCCTGGTATCAGCGTTTCGGGTGGTACTCAGCGTCCTGGTCAGTCGGCCACGATCACTATCCGTAACCCTACCGCTTTCGCTAAAGATGGCGGTCAAGGTACCAACCCTTTATTCGTTATTGATGACGTGATCAGAAGCCAGTCGGACTTTGACCTTTTAGACCCTGTACTGATCGAGAGCATCAACATCCTTAAAGATGCTGAAGCTGCGATCTACGGTGTGTCAGGTGCTAACGGTGTTATATTGGTGCGTACCAAAAGAGGACGTCAGGGTGCTCCTCGTGTAAGCTTTAGCAGTTCATTAGGTATCTCTAATGCCACCATGCTGCCTAAGTTCATGAACTCGACCCAATTGGCTACCTTTAATAATGACTATAACCAAAGCCGTGCGGCACAAGCAACTGCTATAACCGGCTTAGGAGCAAGCAACTCTTACATTGCTGATCCCAGCTTTGTCCCTAACTACTATAATGCTGATGGTTTCCTGGTACGTCCGGGCAACACCGTTACCAATGGTGTGGTTTTCGGTACCGGCACAAGCACTACTGATGCTACCCGTAATACGGCATGGTATACCCCTGATGAGTTGGCGTATTATGCCAATAACAGCACTAATTGGTTAAAAGAAGCTTTTCAGAATGCGCAAGTTTGGCGCGAAGCTGTGAGCATAAGCGGTGGTACTGATAAAGTGACCTATTTTGTGGGTGCTGATTATGTTAATCAGAACTCAAATTTTAAAGGCATAAACTCTAATAAATACGGTATCAGAGCTAACGTCGAGATCAAACCAGCAAAAGGATTGACCACCTCCGTGTCATTAAGTACCGACGTTGGTTACTCGAAAAGCTATTGGTACAAACTGAATAGTACTACTGAATCGCTCGATAACGACGTGGCGACCTTGCAGAACGTTCAGCCTTGGCAACAATACTTCATCAACGGCATGCCGGTCATCCTGGGCGCCTCTACTACAGGTGGTATCGATAATATCAACTACTTCCAGATCCGTGATTCAAATAACTTTACCAGTTCAAAGAACTATGTGACCAATATACTGGGTAAGATCAATTATGAGATCCCTGGCGTTAAAGGGTTGACCGCTACTGCTACATTCAACAAGAACATCAATAACACATTGGGTAAACAATTCGGTACCGGCTTTGCGTATGCCCGTTACTCAGGTACTGGTACTAACTTCCACATCCCTGGTGGTACGCTGTTGAGCGTGACCAACATCCTTAACGGCGACAGGGTGCGTTTGAATCCTGTATTTGCCGATAGCTACCAGTTGGATGCCGGCTTAAATTATAGCCGTAGCTTTGGTAAACATACCATATCGGCCATTGCCCTTTGGGAGCAACGTGAGGCCAACTCTGAGGGCGTAGCCGGTCAGGCCGATAACGTGGTACCAGGTGCATTGCCTTACCAAACCTTTACCACAGGTGTAACCAGCTCAACTCAAACCAGCCAGTTAAGCACTACCGGTTTCCAATCGCTGATCACCCGTTTAAATTACTCATACGCCGACAGATACCTGTTGCAACTGATCTATCGTCGTGACGGTAGCTCACGTTTTGCTCCGGGTCAGAATTGGGGCGGCTTCCCTGCAGCTTCAGTGGGCTGGGTGCTTTCTCAAGAGAATTTCTTTAAGAACAAGGTCAACTGGGTAGACCTGTTCAAAGTACGTGCCTCGGTAGGTATAGTGGGTACCGATAATACCAGGCCATACCAATACCAGGCCAACTATCAGGCACTTGTTGGAACCAACGGTGGCCCGGTGTTTAATGAAGGTGTTAGAGGAGTGGCGATCAGGCCAAACCTGGCGATCCCTAACATTAACGTGACCTGGGATAAATTCACCAAGCTGGATTACGGTCTGGATATGGCGTTCTTACGTAACCGTTTATCGTTCTCTGCCGATTACTTTTATACTTATGGTTACGACATGCTGACCACTTTGTCGTCAAACGTGCCAGCGACCATTGGAGCGGCCGTTCCTACCGAGAACTTTGGCAAAGTTAATACGTTCGGTTATGAATTACAGTTGACCTGGCGCGATAATGTGGGTAAGTTCTCTTACAGCTTTAGCCCATTCTTTGCCTGGAACGACAACAAATATGTAAAGTATGACCTGGCGTCGGGTCTGGTAGGTACCGTTCAGGATCTTACCGGCCGTTCAGGAGACCCCGGCGTATTCGGTTATAAGTCATTAGGTATCATCCGTACACAAGAGGAAGCTAACGCGATCATCGCATCACGTGCAGCAGCAGCGGGCGGCGCAGCCAACGTAAAGATTTTTGGTGAGCGCATTATGCCGGGTATGATCAACTATGAAGATCTTAACGGCGATGGTGTGATCAGTACTGATAACTCAGACCAAAAATACCTGACCAAAAAAGCATCTAACCACAATAGCCTTGGTTTGAACTTTAACGTAGGTTATGGTCCGGTTAGCATGAACGTGATCATGGGCATGTCATGGGGTGGCTGGACCAACATTGACGGTAGAAAACCATTTAATCAGTCAAGCAGCGGTGCATCTATCTATGATAACCGTCCGGTTTACTGGGCCGATCACTGGACCCCGACCAACACTAACGCCAGGTTCCCTGCGCCAGGCTACCTGACCAACTATGACGTCACCAGCGATTTTTGGTTAGTACGTGCCACATCGTTCAGCGTTACCAATGCAACATTGAATTTTGCAGTGCCTAATAACTGGGCAAGCAAGATCGGTTTGGCAAGCGCTCGTTTTTTTGTCACTTCAACCAACCCTGTACAGTTCATCAATCCGTTCCCTAACGGCTATCGCGATCTTCAAACCGGGCTATATAGTTACCCGACCTTAAGAACAGTATCATTAGGTTTAAATATTGGTCTATAA
- a CDS encoding RagB/SusD family nutrient uptake outer membrane protein translates to MKRTSLYIIAAFGVAISASSCKKVLEKQDLGNFTAAQVYNDSVTAKLSVDYLYTQNQPVWFGNTGGSISSSISTLSDEQYSNNAFTSGSLTIASVTDIGVANSNGNNYGKIRFINMFLRDINAGTLAPAVKRRFAAQAYFWRAYRYFELMRIYGGVPLVSAPLDAVGDEAKKAALLPRSSAAATLALIKSDLDSCVRYLPGKWPNANDYGRVTSGAAAAFLGRVLVEYASPLFNPNNDQTRWQAAYDANLNAVNILKANGFGLYNKFDYTMWTNEKNSEQVLATQFNTDQTDNGRASNTYTNNTIPRSLSTGSGSNQPTWDMARAFPMKDGKDTLTSKYPYSQQTFYKNRDPRFDQTIAYNGALWPLLGNSNYRVWTYYYPNNKSNASQLQTTEPVAASSTGLYLRKAIDPGITADKLQFGGTDWLEIRYAEVLLNLGEAAAELGRLGTGDEAYAGIIALRQRAGIEAGDGLYGLTAGMTKAQMITAIMKERQIEFAFEGKRFWDLRRRKLLISTLNGRRRLGVVFALNNNTTYTDYIASTRDASANTNFDTFYATNFRVLTKFMDTTPIAYQTAAEYFYGLPIGALNNNVNLQQTVGWGGTFDPLQ, encoded by the coding sequence ATGAAAAGAACATCTCTATATATCATAGCAGCTTTTGGTGTTGCGATCAGCGCAAGCAGCTGTAAAAAAGTACTGGAGAAACAAGATCTGGGCAACTTTACCGCGGCTCAAGTATACAATGACTCTGTTACGGCTAAATTGAGTGTTGATTATTTGTACACCCAAAACCAGCCAGTATGGTTCGGTAACACAGGTGGTTCGATCAGCAGCAGCATCAGTACGCTTAGTGACGAGCAGTATTCCAATAACGCATTTACCAGTGGCTCTTTGACCATTGCCTCTGTGACCGATATCGGCGTAGCTAACTCTAATGGTAACAACTACGGTAAGATCCGTTTTATCAACATGTTCCTGCGCGATATCAATGCGGGAACACTTGCACCCGCAGTAAAAAGAAGATTTGCCGCACAGGCCTATTTTTGGCGAGCTTATCGCTACTTCGAATTGATGAGGATATACGGTGGCGTACCACTGGTTAGCGCTCCGCTTGACGCAGTAGGCGACGAAGCCAAAAAAGCAGCTTTATTACCTCGTAGTAGTGCAGCGGCTACCTTAGCGCTGATCAAGAGCGATCTGGATTCATGCGTAAGATACCTACCGGGTAAATGGCCAAATGCTAATGACTATGGTCGTGTCACTTCAGGCGCTGCTGCCGCATTCCTGGGCAGGGTATTGGTAGAGTATGCCAGTCCTTTGTTCAACCCAAATAACGATCAAACTCGTTGGCAAGCAGCTTACGATGCCAACCTAAATGCGGTGAACATCTTGAAAGCAAATGGTTTTGGCTTGTACAATAAGTTCGACTATACCATGTGGACCAACGAAAAGAATAGCGAGCAAGTACTGGCTACTCAATTCAATACGGATCAAACCGACAATGGTCGCGCAAGCAACACTTACACCAACAACACCATACCACGTTCACTGAGCACTGGTAGTGGATCTAACCAACCGACGTGGGATATGGCTAGAGCATTCCCGATGAAGGATGGTAAGGATACCTTGACCTCAAAGTATCCATATTCCCAGCAAACGTTCTACAAGAACCGTGATCCGCGCTTTGATCAAACCATCGCTTACAATGGTGCTTTGTGGCCGTTATTGGGCAATAGCAATTATCGCGTGTGGACCTATTACTATCCTAACAATAAGAGCAACGCCTCTCAGTTACAAACTACCGAGCCCGTAGCAGCAAGCTCTACAGGCCTCTACCTTCGAAAAGCCATCGACCCGGGTATCACTGCTGATAAATTACAATTCGGTGGTACCGATTGGTTAGAGATCCGTTACGCCGAGGTTCTGTTGAACTTAGGTGAGGCAGCTGCCGAACTTGGCAGATTAGGTACCGGTGATGAAGCTTATGCAGGTATCATTGCGTTAAGGCAGCGCGCTGGCATCGAAGCGGGCGATGGCCTGTACGGTTTGACCGCTGGCATGACCAAAGCTCAAATGATCACCGCGATCATGAAAGAAAGACAGATCGAATTTGCTTTTGAAGGTAAACGTTTTTGGGACCTGCGCAGAAGAAAACTGCTGATCAGCACCCTGAACGGCCGCCGTAGATTGGGTGTTGTCTTCGCGTTGAACAACAATACTACCTATACTGACTACATAGCAAGTACACGTGATGCTTCAGCCAACACTAACTTCGATACCTTTTACGCTACTAACTTTAGGGTGTTGACCAAATTCATGGATACTACACCTATCGCTTATCAAACCGCGGCAGAGTATTTTTACGGCTTGCCTATCGGTGCGCTTAACAATAACGTTAACCTGCAACAAACAGTAGGTTGGGGTGGAACCTTCGACCCATTGCAATAA
- a CDS encoding polysaccharide lyase codes for MKRTSLVLTLCAAASFVKPAFAQYPQIPADIAAASNAMMKEATRKSDSAWKVAYTQVDYDMRHGKPFIPWAARPTDLPQSEILAFPGAEGGGAHSFGGRGGKVYVVTSLADSGPGTLRWACEQGGARIIVFNVSGIIRIKSPIIIRAPYITIEGQSAPGMGVCVAGESVWINTHDVVLRYMRFRRGETNVGRRDDSLGGNPVGNIIIDHCSTSWGLDENMSIYRHMFDPGDGTKEQKLGTVNVTISNCIYSESLDTWNHAFGSTTGGENSMLVRNLWADNTGRNPSVGWNGIYNFVNNVVFNWVHRTMDGGDYTAKFNIINNYFQPGPATPRDNNVGHRILKPESGRSKLKERVFGMAYVNGNVMEGYPKVTADNWDGGVQVDELPDTGPYKDYMKWNKPFPMPPVKILSATEGKQFVLTNAGATLPVRDAVDHRIVKQVATGKIEYKEGVKLPATQFEHRRLPIDSYKIGIITDPSQVGGYPDYKGTPYKDSDNDGLPDDWEKAHGLNPNNAADSPAMAKNGGGYSNIEVYLNELAKKGEKGVVKGK; via the coding sequence ATGAAGAGAACATCCCTTGTACTCACCTTGTGCGCCGCAGCATCCTTCGTGAAGCCGGCATTCGCGCAATACCCACAAATACCTGCTGACATCGCAGCCGCATCGAACGCCATGATGAAAGAGGCTACCCGTAAGTCAGACTCGGCGTGGAAAGTAGCATACACGCAAGTTGACTATGATATGCGTCACGGTAAGCCGTTCATTCCATGGGCTGCCCGTCCTACCGACCTTCCACAATCAGAAATTTTAGCATTCCCGGGTGCCGAGGGTGGCGGCGCGCACTCGTTCGGTGGCCGCGGTGGTAAAGTTTACGTGGTCACCAGTTTGGCCGATAGCGGTCCGGGTACACTGCGCTGGGCCTGCGAGCAGGGTGGCGCTCGTATCATCGTCTTCAATGTTTCGGGTATCATCCGTATCAAAAGCCCGATCATCATCAGGGCACCATACATCACCATCGAAGGCCAATCAGCTCCTGGTATGGGCGTGTGCGTAGCGGGCGAATCTGTTTGGATCAATACACATGATGTGGTATTACGCTACATGCGTTTCCGCCGTGGCGAAACGAACGTTGGCCGTCGTGATGATTCATTGGGTGGTAACCCGGTGGGTAACATCATTATCGATCACTGCTCTACCAGCTGGGGTTTGGATGAGAACATGTCCATCTATCGTCACATGTTCGATCCGGGCGACGGTACCAAAGAGCAAAAGCTGGGCACCGTCAACGTGACCATCTCTAACTGTATCTACTCAGAATCATTAGACACCTGGAACCATGCCTTTGGTAGCACCACCGGTGGCGAGAACAGCATGCTGGTACGCAACCTTTGGGCTGATAATACCGGTCGTAACCCTTCGGTAGGTTGGAACGGTATATACAATTTTGTGAACAACGTGGTATTTAACTGGGTGCATCGCACCATGGACGGTGGTGATTACACAGCTAAATTCAATATCATCAACAACTACTTCCAGCCAGGACCGGCCACCCCACGTGATAATAACGTAGGCCACCGCATCCTGAAGCCAGAATCTGGCCGTTCAAAATTGAAAGAGCGCGTGTTCGGTATGGCTTATGTGAATGGTAACGTGATGGAGGGTTATCCAAAAGTAACTGCCGATAACTGGGATGGTGGCGTGCAGGTAGATGAATTGCCTGACACCGGTCCTTACAAAGATTACATGAAGTGGAACAAGCCATTCCCGATGCCTCCGGTAAAGATCCTGTCGGCTACTGAAGGTAAACAATTCGTGCTGACCAACGCAGGTGCTACCTTGCCGGTACGTGATGCGGTGGATCACCGTATAGTTAAGCAGGTGGCCACAGGTAAGATCGAATACAAAGAAGGTGTGAAGTTGCCTGCAACGCAGTTCGAGCACCGTCGTTTGCCTATCGATTCGTACAAGATCGGTATCATTACCGACCCATCGCAGGTTGGTGGTTATCCTGATTACAAAGGTACTCCCTATAAAGACAGCGATAATGACGGTTTGCCAGACGATTGGGAAAAAGCTCATGGCCTGAACCCCAACAATGCTGCCGATTCACCAGCTATGGCCAAAAATGGCGGCGGTTACAGCAACATCGAAGTGTACTTGAACGAGCTTGCCAAAAAAGGTGAGAAAGGCGTAGTTAAAGGAAAATAG
- a CDS encoding DUF3826 domain-containing protein codes for MMRITFGVLMTLLLAYVNPVKAQDAAVAKELAYRKVVFDRSAKIVKGLNLSDSTQALAVTNVVAKQYQDLNDIYVIRDSRKQAIKAETAGNKEAADAQLKKLEEETAVKIDKLHPQYLERLSKAGLNAQQIDAIKNGMTYNVLNVTMNAYNKMLPNLTDAQRTQILAWLTEARERAMDAESSQKKHAWFGKYKGRVNNYLAAAGIDMKKEEAAWLAREKEAKSNMQ; via the coding sequence ATGATGAGAATTACGTTCGGCGTATTGATGACCCTGCTGTTAGCCTATGTGAACCCTGTAAAGGCACAGGATGCAGCTGTAGCGAAAGAATTAGCTTACCGCAAAGTGGTGTTCGACCGTTCGGCCAAGATCGTTAAGGGCCTCAACCTATCTGATTCGACACAAGCTTTAGCCGTTACCAACGTAGTAGCCAAACAATATCAGGACCTGAACGACATTTATGTGATCCGCGATAGCCGCAAGCAGGCCATCAAAGCCGAGACCGCAGGCAACAAAGAAGCTGCTGATGCTCAACTGAAAAAGCTAGAGGAAGAGACCGCAGTAAAGATCGACAAACTACACCCGCAATATTTGGAGCGTTTGAGCAAGGCTGGCCTTAACGCACAGCAGATCGATGCCATCAAAAATGGTATGACCTACAACGTATTGAACGTGACCATGAACGCATACAACAAGATGCTGCCTAACCTGACCGATGCGCAACGCACCCAGATCCTGGCCTGGCTAACCGAAGCCCGTGAGCGCGCGATGGATGCAGAGTCGTCGCAAAAAAAGCACGCCTGGTTCGGTAAATACAAAGGCCGTGTCAATAATTACCTGGCAGCTGCCGGCATTGACATGAAAAAGGAAGAAGCTGCCTGGCTGGCGCGCGAAAAAGAAGCTAAAAGCAATATGCAATAG